Part of the Temnothorax longispinosus isolate EJ_2023e chromosome 5, Tlon_JGU_v1, whole genome shotgun sequence genome is shown below.
GAACTAGGGAAGATCGTAGACATGCCATTGATCACTTCCGCCAATATGATTTCTATCATGCGGAGGGAAATCACGACGGATACTGCCAACGCGGATGCGGTGAAGACGGAAACAACGGTGCAGAAATACTCGCCCTTGTGTAAAGTCGATAAGAGGAACGCCACAAATGCTTCCCTTAACACCGTCTCAGCGCTAAAGAAGACTGAAATCGAGACCTCGTCGGGGATGTCTGCGCAATCCGCGCCAAGTAACGACATGGGAGAGAGCGTAAagaggacgacgacgaataAAAGCGAGTGTGCGAAACAAGACGAagggaaggaagagagagtcGAGGTCGCCTCGTTGACGCCTCTGAAGAACGAGGAAATACCGGAGAGCGATCGATCGATGAATGTCGGCGACAAGAGTGTTAACGGCGTCGACGACGTCAAGGAACCTCCGTCGCCGCAAGTGCGCGAAGTTGATGGAGAGTGCGAGGGCGCGGAGCGGAAGAAATTCTGTTTCGATAGCAGTCGCGAGCTCGCGGGCGAACCGGACGGCAAAGCAGACGAGGAAGTGACGGAACCACCGGCGTTGCCCACTAGTCCGCCGCCGATCATAACCACGGAACCAAGGCCCTCCTTCCTACACGGTGGTGTTAATAACGACTCGAAGGCGAAGCCCGCCGTGCCGCAGAAACCGGTGATCTTTCCAACAAAGGCGAGCCTGAACGATGGTCCGCTCGCCGTGAAGAAAATTCTCATCGGCGATTACGTGTTACCACCTCCGTCGGTCCAAACTGTCGCCAGTAGACCCGTTCAAAATTTAGGTGAGTCTCGCGATTCGTTCGAAATGCAATTTaaagaaaacgagaaatattgtttaaattatctgttaatttaataatttaaatgtttgttatatttcatttaatctAAAATACTCAAAAGACTGCTTCTAATTATTGTGTTACGTTCTATcgaaattttctgaaattttaaattatttatttttgagatttgaattttaatatttgggAACGGAGGAggaattatatatcatattttattttagttaaaattaatttgtttacaaaACAGCAAGTTACAACCGTATATAGATATCGCTACAACGAaagtatataacataaaagGATTTTCTTATACCTTATTACAATTAGTCGCATCTTTTATTCATTGACTTTTCGGAAAAGTTCCCTTATGCAGCTTTAATATCATTACGATGTGTGCTACTATCTCTTTCTAGGTACGCAAGACATGAGCTCTCGATGTTCAACGAAGAAGAACGTTACGAACGAGATTTTATCGGAGACCAATGAAATCTCGCCAACCATTACAGCCGAAAACTCGGATTCTGGAGATCAAGTAAAAACTTCACCGAAATCCGCCCTCCTGCCGTTGTTTAATTCCGTGATCGCACCGCCAGCCTCCTCGCGAAACTATTCGACGAATAACGAAGAAGTGGATGAGAATATCGTGCCAGACGAGGAGTTTCCGGAAATTACTCCGGTTTCCGTCTCCACAATGGAGCTTATACGCTCGCCGAACAAGAGAAGAATGGCACCGCGACCGCCGGAGGCCACGGAGGATCTTTTGCCGGTCTCCTCTCTATTCGCCAGGAATCCCGGGGCTAATCTGAAGTCCGATTCCCCGGTCGttcgcgagaaagagaagcgAGAGAGATCGTCTTCGTGCAGTCCGAAGTTCCGCAAGGCGGTCTGCGATCTGCCGGATCCAACGAACGAGAGCGTCAAACTTCCGGTCGAGTCCGTGCCTAGGCGAACGATATCTCTGTCGCAGGACAGCTTGGCGACGGAGAAGGAAATGCGGGAGGAGAAGAAAAGGGGTAGAAATCGGAAAGGTTTCTCCCTGAAGAGGTTCCTGAGAATGGGCACGAGGAAGGACATGGACGTTATCACCGGTCAAACGTCGGGCGCGAAAACCGACGAGATACCGTCGACGCCGCAACCGAAACCGCGATTAGAGATAATCCATCCGTTGGAGTTGGACGGTGCCGCGGTCGAGGTAGTGGGAAATGATAGGATCATCGCCAGGATGGGCGAGGACCAGACCGATTCCTGCGGTGCTAAAAGCGACGGCTCAAGGACGACGCGGTTTTCTCCATCCGTCGCGGGTAAGCACGAGTTCCTTGTAACTTCGATGAAATTTCAAACATAcgaaaaatttgacattttaaattatcaaaagacGCGAAagcgtatatatgtacgtgtacATAACGTACAAACGTAACCCTATCGcacagagaaagagacgcTACGTTATTATTGCAGCGAGGCCCGGGAaaccaccaccgccgccgagGAACCAATCCCTCGAGGATTGGTCGAGGCTGGATTCGGCGAACAAACCGGTCAGACCGCCGCCACCTCGCGCGGAGATCAAATTGAACGTCGCTTCCTCCAGGAACGATAAAACGTCGAAAGCCACTTGGAGGCCGGCCGCCGCGACGACCTCGGACTCGATTTACGCGAATCTGGGTAAGTTCAGGCCTATACAGTGTAACTGAGTTAATCGTCGCGATTATTCTCGATGTTAACAGCCATACTCACACGAATCCTCGCGCCAGTCGCTTTTTAAAACGGGAGAGACGTCATTTCGCTTGCGTGGGTACAGCGACCGAGCCACGTGATGATGCCTTAACTTGCATCCTCGGGGAGGAtagatgatttttttttttaatcatttgaCGAATCGCATGCGATTAAACCTTGCGCGTCGCGCAGTTGGCCGGGTTACAAAATCGGAATTTTGAAACTAAGACGTAATGATTGAGTTCAAATTTCGGTGATTATTCCCGATGGCGAAAACACGACATTTTTTATAAGGTAGAGGACTTTATAAGTTCTaaagaaactaaaattatattcttggaAAGTCACAATATTCTGTGATATGTGTGTTACACCGATAATAATGTTTCGTAATGTTTACTGAAAGAATTTATTCCTATTCTTTTAAACGAGACTCGGTTGTCAAGCACCGGTATCGTTTCACATAACGTAATATTAAGCAATACTGATTGAAGGCTTATAGCTTTTTACTCTTGAGACACGATTGCTTTCGCAACGCCAGTTTCCGCGATAAGATTACAATATAAAGTTTGAGAATGGctggtaaaataaaaacgctACTTGTGCTATTTGTTATACTCGTCGACAAAGTGCTCCTTGTAAGAGTGGAAAAGGCAAGAACTCTGTAATACAGAACATTTGTATCTGCTGAATAAAcgtatattgtttaaaaaagaaattagagagTCTTGTTCTTTCGATCGCTTAGCTCTCCCGGTCATTCTCTCGTTCTTTTCTATCGCGCCGATTCACGTGTGCCGTAATCCCCCGATGCTGTGGCTTGTTCGTTGCACCTccacatctctctctctctctctctctgtctcctcctcctctcattAACGCGAACAACGGCGACGTCCGCTGCGCCGACATACTAAGCGCGACTACTCAAGCGTAAACGGCGCGCATATCCGCGTTCACGTCTCTCTCCGTTTACTTCCTCTTCattttttccctctttccGCGGTGGTTACGTAACGGTGCGTACCACCGAGCAACGTTAGACGTTAGTCGTGGACTCCTCTAACCGACGCTGGGTGCAACTAACGCCGCACGCATTGCATGCGCTGTGATCGGCATCTCGTATGGAGtcttttagtttaattaagaattaaaaaagacataacgtacgtttgtaaaaaaaacactCGAGGATCCCCGCTCGCAGACGCTCACGTCGATCCCGATTTATAAGTCCCAGAGAAACTGAAATTACTATTGAAAAGTCACAATATTCCGTGACATGTGTTACACCGACAATAATGTTTTTACTTGTCGCGTGATGGACGTTGCTCGAAAGCTTCGTCGGCGGAAAGATACATGGTCCACGTTAGCGCCGTATATCAATGCTTGGGCGCAAAATCGGGGTCAGATCAGAGACTCAATATATCAGAGACACCGAAcgttagaagaaaataatccACGCATGTATACCGATAGCAATTAGTCCACACGTGTGGAACAATGGGTGAACTAACGTTCATTGTATGCGCCAACGTCGAATCCGACTTCGCGCGGCGTTCCTCCACTGTCCTCCAGTACTCTAGTCGCGTTAGGCGAACTAGCCAGCCCGCATAGCTAGCCCGTTTCGTTGACATGCCTTGTGTCTTGTGGTACTAACCCGTGGCGCTTGACGATGGCGGATCGTGCCTGCAGCAGCGGAGGATGTTACAGGTGAGGTGCGCAGCGCCCTGGCACCCTCGAAACCCCAAAGAACCGCCAGCATGAGGGACCGAGCGATCTCCCAACCCGTCCCGAAAAGGGCGACCGCTGAGGATCGGCACCGGGATTACGACGGTCTCGTCCCTGCGCGACTTACTTCCGACTCGCCGGTAAGAAATACTTTTTCTCAAATCCGGCTCCGAGACGCGAACGTTAACGAATGCGAATTGACTACTATTGTTGGACTGCATGCAGCATGAAAACGTTGATACGAACAATATTTACACGCTGCATTCTTTATATGCGGGCGAACGTTCCTAGATCTTGGGAAAGGTAAAGagtgaaaataatttgctgTAATTGTTACCACAATAATTTCCTGCGCGCAGTTTTTATCGTCAAgtgggaaaaaaagaaacgctaGAAGAAAGTAGATCAAAGTACACTTCattttttcgaatttatatataatatgaaattgataatataGCCAACGACAcatatatttgtcaaaatatttatcttttctttccgTCTATTGATTGCAACATAAAAAGATACGACAGAATAATAGTTGGACAGAGTAATAGTCTCTTGAAAATTTGatagagaaaaaggaaattggcaagaatatgtatatctagAAATATGTGAACATATAAGTCGTCGTATATGATACCGTTCGGAATCGCCTCGGGACTTAGCAGTACAGCGATTACTTGCATTTCAACAGACATCCAACGACAGCCATGTGTACGAATGCCTCTCGAGTTCGCCCGAGTGCGATTCGAATCTCGAGCTGCGGCACGGAAGTGGAGGCGGATTCCGCGCCGCATGCAAGAGGAAGTCCGACAGCAGTGCGGTGGTCGGTGAGTCAAAGGTTCATCATCAACCCTCGTTCGTTAGATCGATCTCGTTGCCGTATTGCGGCAGCGAGACTGAGAGCGAGCTTTACGCGCCGTATACTTTCTACACCGGTGACGAGGTACGTCATCGTGTTCTTCCGTTTTGTTTTCGACTAAATCTACCTTTCTAATCGAACGCGTGTGAAACCAGGGCGCCGAGGAGGATCAGGATTGGAAAAACACGGACGACGAGCCGAGGATGGGCCGCTTGAGGCAACGCCGGGGGCGAACCATCGTCCATCGAAGCCTCGAAGATAATTACGGCGCGGTGGTTGTGGCGAATCACGAAGCACTCGCCCAATTTCTCGAACAGGCATGTCAGCtctatatattatcattatttattcgtaCATTCTTGTTTGTGCAcgcgtataaaatttttaggcgtAACTTGTATCTGCAGTCTTTACTACAGACTTTCgactataattaatttcccTGAATGAAAGTTGCACGGAATATTTTGAGCTTAAGACAATTTCTTATCCATTTGTTACGTgaacaatgaaattttattattataaaatattttttttctaacagtTACGAATTTTCAGGAAAATCGAACTATCCAATTTCCGTCAAGTTTGCGTGCCCTCAAGAATACGAATCCACGGTTGAAGCACTTCAACGTCGACACTCCGTCATCAGTCTTTATTGGTAGAAGGATATTCTGTCCGGCGACGTGGAATGATCAAAATGTCACTCTCTGCATAGCGTTTGATTTAGCTATGCCTATGCCACAAAAGGACTTCTATCTGACGCCCATTGTAGAATTCGTAGATAAAGTTCCGAAAGAAATAATCGAGAAGGTCCGACCATCCGAGAACGAAGATGTCGAAGGTAATACACGCCGGAATtcagcaaaaaatatttaaaaaaatgtaaagatatatttaacaataatttctttgttgTAGCGACAATTTCGATCCTCCCGTGCCTGCATGTCACCACCATACAATCGTTCGGAGCGATGTCGAAGGACATGAACGGCGAGGGCGCGAGCAGAGAGGCGTCGTTCGTCCTTCTTCAACTGGTCAACGCTCTGAAGAGTCTTCAAGCACGCGGGATCGAGGACGCCAGCAGATCTCTAAGCGACGTTGTACTCTGCAGAGAGGACGTTTATTATCGGCTCTACCTCTTGCAAGGGTTAGTATTTTCTCGCGAGACGACAACTTGACGCGGTATAATAATCGCGCGGACCTCCGCGATCCCGTTATTCAACGTTTAACTTCCGCTTTGTAGGAGGTTAAACATAGACCCGAGCGACGAGCCTGGCGAGGAACGAGTCTCTCTGTGCGAGTGCGCTCTAATAGCACTGCAACAGTTGCATCTGACAGGCGAGCTACCTCTCATACAAGATTTACTGATACGCGAGAAAGCGGTCACACTCTCGCAGGTGAGAGCTCATTTccatttgattttaatttggcGGAACGCACGTACAGAGTTTGTGAATCTTTTCAATTTAActccaaatttattttactgtgtctgcattcttttttaattattaaatttgtatcttttttttaagccGAGCTTGCGCCACAAAGATTATTGATATCAAATATCCAGTTCTTTTCGTATATCCACAGTTTTTGTTATGTGTCTCATCTTTCTACTTACATTTAATTCAGTTGTCAGCAATCTATATTCTTCGGATgaaattaacttaatttaattcctTCGACAATTAGGTAAAATCCGTGCTGGAATTCTCATTGTGGGGCCCAGCCGATGTGCCACTCGGTGGTCCGCGGGAAAGGGAAGGGGCGCTTCAAAGATGGCTCGACCTCGAGCGAGCGAACGTACTTCACGCTCTCATCAAGACAAAGGCAGCTCTGACGGTTATAGAcgaatatcaattattattcttgGTACGAACCACTGCTAAAATTATGAGCGAGGCGTCGGTGCTGCTTGACGAGCAGCGTAAGCGCTTGGCGCAAAGGTGCTGATATGTTCTCCATCGTACATGACGAGTTGtataaatactaaatactATCGGCAAAagaaactaatatttattggTAAGCGAAAATAGAAAGATATCCGAACGCAAAGATAATTTGTAACTAGTACTGTGCtacaaaataacataatagCTTTTTCCTTCCACAGTTAATTTACGTTCCTCGTTAtcgatgattttttttttttttttaacaaaatttacgtAAGAACAATTGTATTAACTTATGCTAACGTGAGATTGAATCGTACGTTTGATGAGGAGGTGAGGagtatatatctttatatacgCAGGATATATTggtatacgtataaataatcTCGGAACAGctcaatgttatatatatatcttatacgTAATTTAATATCTGATGATAAGATAAAGATATTAGGAATGTGCCAATGCTCAATCAAAGTGTGATTTTGTATGTACGACGTGCGTTACGATGATCCGTCGTGAATCCGGAAGTTTAGGGGCAGCTGTTTCACGTTGTCTTCAGCAATGTGCGAtagttatttatacatatttatagagattttacacatatatttgtagaaataaaCGCAATAATCACAAAGTGTCTgcaaatttcatattttagcAAATCTACGATCGTAAGAGTAAACGTAGTATGGACGCCGTGCGCTCCCTTGAGAAACAATTATCAGCTATACTAATGCTAAATCTATAATTCTAAAGAGAATTgactttcaatatttttttacagactAGTACAAAATTCTCAGAATCTCTCAGATCCTTGCTGAATTAAGGTGGTATgaaaaatactaattatattactattctctttcattttttaaataattgtcttatttattacattcaattCGTGTTACGTTATCTTTTGGTTGTCATCTTTAGACACGTCGCCCAATTCCACAGTTCCGTGAACGTCGGATGCAACTTTTTCCTCGTCATTTACTTGGATTTCCGGTATGATAACACTTTGCCCGCTCGTCGGCGAGTCCCAAGAACATCCAACCACGCTTATCCTGCTtgtgagaattatttattgcgtGATGCGGCGATTTAGTAACTCGatatatttgacattttttaatatgtagtCTATTTATTTGAGGCTTGCATAGAAAAGCTTGCCACGAAATGGCAAGCACTTCcacaatcaattattattatcataccTTCTGCTAGGAGATATAACATCATTTAATGTCAAATCATCCTGTTCTTCAGCTCGTTGCTCGTTGTCGACATCGGACAATATCCGCTTCTGAGGCGAATCTTCTTCGATGTCGTTCGTCAATCGTTCATTTTCTGTTGTATCGTTCGCATTCCCAATCGTGATCTGTACGTTATCTCTTTGAACCGTCTCGGAATCTCGAGATATTCTTGTCTGTGGCAACGCCGGGAGAATTTTTTTCCATCTCGATAGCGGAGTCTCAGTCACGGTATGCCTCTTCTCCGCTATTTTGAACAATTTGCGACGTTCTTCTGTACGCTCATGTCTTAGTTGTATCTGGAAAAacgcatttatatatgtaaacgcataaaatcaataataataataattgagtataaaatattaaacattatacaACTTGatgaatatgtatattctctatatatgtatgttgttACCTTTAAATCATTATTCGCTTCTCGCAAAGATCCAGCGAGAGATGCcatgtaataaataatcaacgTCATGAGAACAATCAGTGGTATCACTATACCAGGCGATGCGACATAATCGAGACATCTAAACGGAGATAAAGTTTTCAAagattatattgtatatttaagaCGCATAGTTATTTTGACTGCAATCAATAGAAAAGTAATCTaagtttcaaataaatttgcattgtAAAGGCAGCCAAATGCTACTACAACAGAGACGTACCGTTGAATCAGCTCCGGAAGCGAGTCTTTCAAACTTTGCGTcgctaaattataaatctttggATAACCAGAAAATGGGCCACAATGCCACGAAGGCTCGACCCAGACTATAGCGTAACCGACCGGTAACACACATAAAAACAGCATAGTCAATAACAGCGCGAAGTAGAAATTGTTAGACCTGTAATATATCAAAAGTGATCGTGGCGAACAATCGTGAATAAGCATAGGAAAGTATATGAAACTAAAGGAACGATTCAAATACGATGcgcgatttttaattctttataaaaaggCGGCACttcgattatttaatttgttggaTATAAACTGAAAAAGTATGATATGGTTTTCGCAAATAGTGGATTTTAATCTCAATAACCTGGAGGCTCTGAAAACTACTTCGTGAGGTACGTTGCACGTCAGAACTGCCCAAGAACGTAAATACATTAGAATGCCAAGCTTGAAGAGATTCAGGGCCGTTAAACCGGGACTGAAGAACATTCCCATCCAAACCATGCCTTGATTGTTCACCAAATGGAGGATATTTTCAGCTATTTTGAAGTCGCCGTATTGCGGAAATTGCTTCTCCAGATCCCAGCACCAGCAGTTATTCATAAAACGTACGAAAACGGCGCGGAAGAAATCCATGCAGAGAGTAGCTAATATGGTGAGTATCTGATAAACAgccgtattaaaaaaatatataataaataatttttattgatccTAATTTTTTCGTTATGTTTCCTACCAAATCCATGACAGTGAGCTTGGCGAGCTCTTGCCCAAACATAGTTTCCCAGCATGATCGGCGCAGCTTTTGTCGTGTCGTCAGATCTAGCTGTTCCAAAGACATGGctgaaaacataaataaattcatctACTGCTAAAAACGAgtacaatgaaataaatagatttgATAAAAGCATTTTTACCTGAATTTTTCGGCATAGTAGTGCAAACTCTTTCGAAGCATCTATCCACATAATTGATTTTTGAAATGGGAATTACAGGTTTATTCGATTGTGCAGTAGGAAAGTTACTTTTCGGGATATACGTTGTAATTGGTGTGATATCTGCTATTGTGGATGTGTTAAATGTTCCAACGGATGGTGTCTGACTGTCTGAAGACGATGGagtaattattgatatttcggtgaaaatatcaaaatcgGTCCTCGAAGAATCTGCGACGacatatgatatattatttgaaactaTTGTCAACTCAATGTCAATTATTAcgatcattaattaaatatttaagatagcTTAATATAGTTTCAGAAAATTGAGCTCTTCCAAACGGTTATATaagctaaataatataatataattattgtaataaatctgcgtaattattaattggcCGCGTAAAGTACAATAGACGCAAGAAGTGCAATGCAATATACCTTCCATTGTGCTTGATTCGAACGTTGTCGCCGTGGTTTCGCTCTGGGACGAATTAGAACTTGCATAGAAATGTTCAGTCGTCATTGAATCAGTCAGAAAATTGGCAGTTACTGTCGAGCTTGTGTCATAATGTATTTCACTATTATCCGCACTCCTGGTATCTTGTTCTTCATAATAAGGCATGGTAAAGGACTCGTCGCCGCTCTCCGTACGCGAAGTTTCGTACCGGTAATTATCGTAATCCGTATTATAATCGTTATAATCATACGTATCATTGAAATCCTTATATAAAGTATCGTTGTCCAGCAAAGGATTAAGGAAGTAGGTCTCTTGCCTGATGGACGGCAGTGCtgagtgaaaaaaataatcgtttcgattaaattttcgagaaatcgcgaaacaaaatatatccgTGAAACACATTTGCTATTTCCTGAGTCCGTTAATTCGTTTTGCTATAAAAGCAAATTTCTACTTTACAAATCATTATTCATAACCGCTTTAAAGTTCAACAAAACAAGGAGATATTACACAGTgactgaaatattttctaagatTTGCAACAAATGAGAAGAGTAGCACAATATGTCTAtcggaaatattttgtttaaatagaTCATACTTGGCTCCGATATTTCTCTCTTAGCATAAGAGTGGGtggcattatttattaaaacaaggCTCAAAGATGCCAACGTCATGATTTGTTGCGTACGCGTCATCTTGTCGTCGCACGGTACCCATTTACGTACGCACTTGGTTGTCGGTTTAATATCGGGTTtctgcgaaaaaaaaaatacatccATTGTGTGAGCACCATAGGATCTAAGtgtgtaaaatattgacaaaatataaattcgaaaATAATGTTGCGTGTGTCACATTCTTCATTGcgctattttaatttacgtacGATAAAACGAATTACGTACCGTAGAGCTTATCTTACGGAACAGGGCGAATATCAGCGAGTAGAGATTCAATAGATTTAAGCCCATTATCCTGAAACGGAACCATTCACTTGGTTGCATAGTGAAGTATACTTTGTCGTGATTAATAAGCAGCTCCCTTTACCGTCCCAGTTGCATTCGGAGCTGCTTTCTGGGGTGGTAGCTCTCGAGAAAGCCGAGGATCTCGAAGAGTATCGGGAAGAGGTACGAGATCAGAGAC
Proteins encoded:
- the LOC139813831 gene encoding transmembrane channel-like protein isoform X1; this encodes MQVDSSRSMDQMSIPGILRLDKTSRSSGFRATPRTLAAIQVGPSSSPSQSQSSASRQSVTFGIVEFQRDEDLVEEDQRSRSERTDTRFRDDTQRISIAEATFSRASPSGTSRNPAPMENKSTADGEETDNEDDYSASVCAIMQRRNSTRRQSRRKRRPSSPFGDNVDGGVACRRSSVYTTSSGDTIISMDESGNQEQIFENLKLHKEVLSGIKQQPWPLRRKLKLVRQAKAYIRRHEGALQERLAQSRSTKDVIARVSIFITKKWQYFRRELINLQTWLIPWEVRIMEIESHFGSAVASYFTFLRWLFWINLVIAAILTAFVAIPEVLIANVTLAGERKIMLKEEAVKSKHLLTLWEFEGVLKYSPFFYGWYTNQNSNSKYKLPLAYFVTNLVVYTYSFVAILRKMAENSRLSKLTEKEDEYVFSWKLLTGWDFMIGNPETAHNRTASVMLGFKEALLEEAEKQKDKRNWRIISMRIFVNIAVLSLLALSAYAVIEVVGRSTTKIDLPNWWRQNEITIVMSLISYLFPILFEILGFLESYHPRKQLRMQLGRIMGLNLLNLYSLIFALFRKISSTKPDIKPTTKCVRKWVPCDDKMTRTQQIMTLASLSLVLINNATHSYAKREISEPTLPSIRQETYFLNPLLDNDTLYKDFNDTYDYNDYNTDYDNYRYETSRTESGDESFTMPYYEEQDTRSADNSEIHYDTSSTVTANFLTDSMTTEHFYASSNSSQSETTATTFESSTMEDSSRTDFDIFTEISIITPSSSDSQTPSVGTFNTSTIADITPITTYIPKSNFPTAQSNKPVIPISKINYVDRCFERVCTTMPKNSAMSLEQLDLTTRQKLRRSCWETMFGQELAKLTVMDLILTILATLCMDFFRAVFVRFMNNCWCWDLEKQFPQYGDFKIAENILHLVNNQGMVWMGMFFSPGLTALNLFKLGILMYLRSWAVLTCNVPHEVVFRASRSNNFYFALLLTMLFLCVLPVGYAIVWVEPSWHCGPFSGYPKIYNLATQSLKDSLPELIQRCLDYVASPGIVIPLIVLMTLIIYYMASLAGSLREANNDLKIQLRHERTEERRKLFKIAEKRHTVTETPLSRWKKILPALPQTRISRDSETVQRDNVQITIGNANDTTENERLTNDIEEDSPQKRILSDVDNEQRAEEQDDLTLNDVISPSRSRISVVGCSWDSPTSGQSVIIPEIQVNDEEKVASDVHGTVELGDVSKDDNQKIT
- the LOC139813831 gene encoding transmembrane channel-like protein isoform X3, which encodes MQVDSSRSMDQMSIPGILRLDKTSRSSGFRATPRTLAAIQRDEDLVEEDQRSRSERTDTRFRDDTQRISIAEATFSRASPSGTSRNPAPMENKSTADGEETDNEDDYSASVCAIMQRRNSTRRQSRRKRRPSSPFGDNVDGGVACRRSSVYTTSSGDTIISMDESGNQEQIFENLKLHKEVLSGIKQQPWPLRRKLKLVRQAKAYIRRHEGALQERLAQSRSTKDVIARVSIFITKKWQYFRRELINLQTWLIPWEVRIMEIESHFGSAVASYFTFLRWLFWINLVIAAILTAFVAIPEVLIANVTLAGERKIMLKEEAVKSKHLLTLWEFEGVLKYSPFFYGWYTNQNSNSKYKLPLAYFVTNLVVYTYSFVAILRKMAENSRLSKLTEKEDEYVFSWKLLTGWDFMIGNPETAHNRTASVMLGFKEALLEEAEKQKDKRNWRIISMRIFVNIAVLSLLALSAYAVIEVVGRSTTKIDLPNWWRQNEITIVMSLISYLFPILFEILGFLESYHPRKQLRMQLGRIMGLNLLNLYSLIFALFRKISSTKPDIKPTTKCVRKWVPCDDKMTRTQQIMTLASLSLVLINNATHSYAKREISEPTLPSIRQETYFLNPLLDNDTLYKDFNDTYDYNDYNTDYDNYRYETSRTESGDESFTMPYYEEQDTRSADNSEIHYDTSSTVTANFLTDSMTTEHFYASSNSSQSETTATTFESSTMEDSSRTDFDIFTEISIITPSSSDSQTPSVGTFNTSTIADITPITTYIPKSNFPTAQSNKPVIPISKINYVDRCFERVCTTMPKNSAMSLEQLDLTTRQKLRRSCWETMFGQELAKLTVMDLILTILATLCMDFFRAVFVRFMNNCWCWDLEKQFPQYGDFKIAENILHLVNNQGMVWMGMFFSPGLTALNLFKLGILMYLRSWAVLTCNVPHEVVFRASRSNNFYFALLLTMLFLCVLPVGYAIVWVEPSWHCGPFSGYPKIYNLATQSLKDSLPELIQRCLDYVASPGIVIPLIVLMTLIIYYMASLAGSLREANNDLKIQLRHERTEERRKLFKIAEKRHTVTETPLSRWKKILPALPQTRISRDSETVQRDNVQITIGNANDTTENERLTNDIEEDSPQKRILSDVDNEQRAEEQDDLTLNDVISPSRSRISVVGCSWDSPTSGQSVIIPEIQVNDEEKVASDVHGTVELGDVSKDDNQKIT
- the LOC139813831 gene encoding transmembrane channel-like protein isoform X2, with the translated sequence MQVDSSRSMDQMSIPGILRLDKTSRSSGFRATPRTLAAIQVGPSSSPSQSQSSASRQSVTFGIVEFQRDEDLVEEDQRSRSERTDTRFRDDTQRISIAEATFSRASPSGTSRNPAPMENKSTADGEETDNEDDYSASVCAIMQRRNSTRRQSRRKRRPSSPFGDNVDGGVACRRSSVYTTSSGDTIISMDESGNQEQIFENLKLHKEVLSGIKQQPWPLRRKLKLVRQAKAYIRRHEGALQERLAQSRSTKDVIARVSIFITKKWQYFRRELINLQTWLIPWEVRIMEIESHFGSAVASYFTFLRWLFWINLVIAAILTAFVAIPEVLIANVTLAGERKIMLKEEAVKSKHLLTLWEFEGVLKYSPFFYGWYTNQNSNSKYKLPLAYFVTNLVVYTYSFVAILRKMAENSRLSKLTEKEDEYVFSWKLLTGWDFMIGNPETAHNRTASVMLGFKEALLEEAEKQKDKRNWRIISMRIFVNIAVLSLLALSAYAVIEVVGRSTTKIDLPNWWRQNEITIVMSLISYLFPILFEILGFLESYHPRKQLRMQLGRIMGLNLLNLYSLIFALFRKISSTKPDIKPTTKCVRKWVPCDDKMTRTQQIMTLASLSLVLINNATHSYAKREISEPTLPSIRQETYFLNPLLDNDTLYKDFNDTYDYNDYNTDYDNYRYETSRTESGDESFTMPYYEEQDTRSADNSEIHYDTSSTVTANFLTDSMTTEHFYASSNSSQSETTATTFESSTMEDSSRTDFDIFTEISIITPSSSDSQTPSVGTFNTSTIADITPITTYIPKSNFPTAQSNKPVIPISKINYVDRCFERVCTTMPKNSAMSLEQLDLTTRQKLRRSCWETMFGQELAKLTVMDLILTILATLCMDFFRAVFVRFMNNCWCWDLEKQFPQYGDFKIAENILHLVNNQGMVWMGMFFSPGLTALNLFKLGILMYLRSWAVLTCNVPHEVVFRASRSNNFYFALLLTMLFLCVLPVGYAIVWVEPSWHCGPFSGYPKIYNLATQSLKDSLPELIQRCLDYVASPGIVIPLIVLMTLIIYYMASLAGSLREANNDLKIQLRHERTEERRKLFKIAEKRHTVTETPLSRWKKILPALPQTRISRDSETVQRDNVQITIGNANDTTENERLTNDIEEDSPQKRILSDVDNEQRAEEQDDLTLNDVISPSRRISVVGCSWDSPTSGQSVIIPEIQVNDEEKVASDVHGTVELGDVSKDDNQKIT